AGTCCCACTATGCTGGGCGTAGTGGGCTGCCTTCAaccattttcataatttttaccTTTTAAGCCCAACTTCCTTCTTCCATTATATCTTTTCGGCTCTAGTAACACTATTCCTATGAAATATAAATTTAAACGTTATAAGtaccttttagttctaaataagaatactaaaggctaaaatattaacatatatatatatatatatatatgtgtgtgtgtgtgtgtgtgtgtgtttgtatagAAATACACGTATCAATGATCAAGAAACAAGACATAATATTTCAACCCACCATTACTAGATATAGGAGATGTCCAAGCATCAGAATGTATAATCTCAAAGGGTGCAGAAACATTAGTATCAGATAAAGCAAAGGGAAGTCTAGTGTGTTTGGCAAGTtgacaagcttggcaagatacattattttttggtaaatgacaAGAAATAGAACTACTAAAGAATAGATGCTTCAAGACTTGATCGTCGGGATGACCAAGTCGTTGATGCCAAATGGTGGGTGAAATAGAGATGAAAGCATGACTGGTGGAGCTGGTGACAGGATAGACAGGGCCAGATCTGTCACAATGGATGACAGGATGACGAGTTTGGTAATCAAGAATAGTAAAACCGTAAGGATCAAAATCAATAGAACAATTGTTGTTAGTAGTAAATTTACGAACATATATGAGGTTTTTAATAATATTGGGTTTAATAAGGACATTCTGTAAATGGAGGGTACGATAAATATTTGGAATATGAAAAATGGAGTGTCCCATGGTCACAATTGGTATTGCAGAACCGTTACCGACATAAATAGAGCGAGGATAATGATTATTAAAGACAGATTTGAGTATACCTGCACTGGCGTGAACATGATCGGTTGCTCCTATGTCCATGACCTAACCACTATTTCTCGGATTATTTAAAGATGTAGTGCTGAATAAATTTGGGAGCGATGTGGGTTGATCATTACCAAGTCAGGGTCACGGTGGCTGATTTGGGCCAAAATACTGGCTATGGGCTTGAGGTGTAGATGGCCTGCTGCCGAGAAGTCCTGGCCCACTAGAAGTGGGCTTGTTGTAGTTTTGGTTCGGTAAATATGTCGGGTGAGAGATCTGCGGAGGAAAGGCCCAATTTTGTTGGGTTGGATCAGATGGGTCCGTATTGAAGGAAAGGGATGGGGCGGAGGTGAATAAACCCACCCAGTTGGGGTATGCACGATTACTAACTAGAAGGAGTTGGATCGGGGGGGTTGCTGCCAATGGTGGTTGTTGCGACCTCAACCGCGACGGGAATTGTTTCCTCGGTAGGATCTGCCCCTACCTCCACGGGTCGACGGCGAAGATAGGTCAGCGACATTAAACAGTGAAGGCAAAGAAGGGTGATTTTCATGCGATGGAAGAGTGATGTGGTGGCTGTTCAACCTCGATTCTTCAACCAAGAGTATGGATTACATCTTAGAAAACGTAGGCCGAGGTTTGGAGAAGCGGAGGATTCCGGCGACGCTTTCAAACTTGCTGGGAGACCGTTTAATGCATGAAGTACAACACTACGATCCTTGACTTTTTCACTAAGGCCCTCAAGCATATCGACGATCTTCTTTATCTTCTCACAATAATCGTGAATGGTTAAGTCTCCTAAAGTTATGTTTCTGAGTTCATCTTCTAGTTTCATAGAAACCGACTCTTTATCATCATAAAAGAGGGATTGTAGGTTCACCAAAATTCTGCGAGCAGTGACGTTGATGAAGTAGGCAAGGGTAATCAACTTTTGTGAGATAGAACCGAAAAGCCATAGTTTCACGAGATTGTCGAGTTCCTTCTAGTCCCAGTCCGTAGGAggtttattgggggggggggggggggggggggggtcgtaTGCTTCATCAATATGGTCAGCAACCCCACATGCAATGCAGTGTGCATTGAGAAGGTCACTCTAGAGGTCGTAGTTGCAGGTAGAGAGATCGAGGATGAGTGGTACATAGGTTTTAATGTTGGTGATGCCATACGCCTTGTGTGTAGGTTTTGTGGAGGAGCTGCTTTCGACTGATAGGGTAGAGAAGAAAGAAACAGTCAAcaagtgaagaagaagagaagaacgtCAAGAGAAGAGTAGGTTGACTTAGGAACGAGATTAGCTAGGGTTAGAGGTAAAGCCTGATACCATGATAATCTGTAAAACCCTCTCGTCATATGACTTCAATAATGAGAGTATAAATACATGAGGCTACATGGGTCAAATACGTACAATGGGCTAAACGATACAAGCCTAAATACAACAATACCCTAAAGTAAATACAAATGTATGAAAAATATATCTGCTAACATATGTCTTAGAAGAAAATCTTAGCATATTATACGTACACTAGGAACAATGTGTCCATATTATCTTCATATGAATATGCGATCTACAAGGACTCCCAATAGACAGTCATGTCAAGTTTCCTACAAAACAAATACTTGTAATGAACTAGACCGATATGATTCAAGTTTTCACTTGCTTCAGCATTTAAGAATAATTATGGCTTTTGAATATATTGAAGTGCATTTATTTCCTTTTGTTGCTGCCATAAGGACATGATAGggttataaatattaattttaaaaagaaaGAATGCATTCATAATAAGTACTCAGttttataaaacaaaatgtaCAAACCAATAAAACATATTGAAAAAACATAACATGAAAAAtactaaaaaattaattaaattagaaaGCGACGACTTAATGATCTAATCGGGCAACTCCTATTTGGCTATTTGCGCTCAACATTCCCTTTTTCAACTCTTCTCCGCTCTTGAAGAAAACATAAAATATTAGTATTTTATAGTTAGGATAGAAAATTCATAACCCAAACACTATGAGACTTTCATCATTTTCATTTTACTTTGTATTTTAACATCCACAAAACCAAACTAATTCAAACCGGAATAATTAACAAACAATTTTATAGGATAACAATTTTTGGATCTTTAACAGCGTGGATCATGAAGGTTCTACTAAATTTAAATGTGTGATAACTTTTGAATCGTCGATTTAATTAATGGGCAAGTAAAAGAAGCAATTATGTATGATTCGAGTCATCGAAAGCGACGACAACCAATGGTACTCCAATACGTATATATCGCTGTTTCTTCAAAGCTTTTGGAGGTTGAATGTGAGACTTTCGATCAGAAAAAAGGACGGCCTGATTTCCGCAAGAAACCTTTTTGTATCTAACCCAAGATGCATACCAGGTTCATTTTGCACCAATATTTGTCTGGAATAAGTGTATCTAAATAATTTTACCCATCTATATCCAGTTACCGGCCCACGCTACTCCAAGATTCCAATCCAAATTCTCTGACAATGCCCTCTTGGTCGGATCTTCTGCCGGAGATTCTAAACAAGATCGCCGGAAGGTTCGAGTTTTATGAAGATTTCCTCAATTTTCTTTGTGTTTGTAGTTCATGGAGATCTTCTGCCACGACAACCAAAAAGTTCATACACCACCTTCCTTCTCGCTTTCCATTGTTGATGCTTGCAGAGTCCAACACCGAAGAAGACAATGATCAAAATTACCGTAAGTTCTTTCTTCTTTCAAGCGGCACGATGCGTAAGGTGCAACTACCAGAGGCTCACTGGCAACGATGTATATCAACCCATGGGTGGTTACTGACCACCGGTGAAGAAGAGTTCTACGCCAAGCTCATCCATCCACTTTCCCGTACTCAAATCGATCTCCCTGAGCTTTATATGTTCGAGGAACTCTACTTTGATCAAGACGAGTGGATGTACTATGGGCACTGCATGAGGAAAGTAGTTTTTACGTCATCAAACCCTTTGTTATTGGAGCCTGACTTTCGCGTTATTATCATCTGGGGCCAAACTTTAGGGTTTTGCAGGCTTGGTGACGTTTCATGGAGCCGTATAACTGATTGGGATGGACATCTTCTCGACATTACGTATCATAACATGCGAAAACGGCTATACACAGTGACAACCATCGGATCAATCTACGAATGTGACGTTTTTAGTTGTGGACCAGGTCCTCTAAATTTGAATCGATTGTCAACATTACCACGAAAAGAATTCGACTGTTCGTGCCTCCAATCAGCTTATCTTCTCGAATGGGGTTATGACAAGTTGCTAATGGTTACACGTGAACATCAGTGGTACAAGAAACATAGCGAGGAGTTTCGTCGTTATGGACCTTATAGCACTAAGAGGTTTCAATGCTTTGTGTTCAGTTTGGATGATGAAAAGTGGTCGAAACTCCTCAGTTTGGGAGACAAAGCTGTGTTTTTGGGTTTCAATTCATCATTCGCCATTGATGCAGGTGGTGGCATAAAGCCCGATTGTATCTACTTTACTGATGATCTTTATGAGCCATACCGTGATCTGCCGAATGGAGGTGGAGGGGATGTTGGAGTTTATCATATGTCCGATGGTAGCATCGGTCCCATTATGGATGCACAAGAACACTTGTTCCGTGCTCGTCCTCCTTTGTGGCTTCAAACCAGCACCATCCCTGCGATTAAACAAATTTAAATGTCTTACATGGCTTTAAATCTAGATATATCTTTGCATGTGTATTGTATGCTCAAGAACTAGAGAAATAACTAATTTATAAAATTTCATATCCACATATTTTTTAAGAGAAAATAACAAAATTAGTCCTATCTCAATCTCAGACTTAAAAAGTGGTGTCATGTTTTGGGGGGCCATGTACGTACGCCGAATTTGCCACCACCTTGCCAAGCATACTGCCGAGCCACATCCTCAAGTCTTATAAATACATCTAACAAAATAATAAACTTTTTCCGTATATTACAAACCGGTCACCGATTAATCCACAACGATGtcactaatacaaaacatatttTTTGGTATAATGTTTTTTTAGTGCGGCGGTAGTCTAAAACCATGTCATTAAAACACCTTCGCATCAATAAAGCAATGACCACACCATTTAAAGGATTTGTTTGTATGATTTCTCTATAATTGCAGTAAAAAGCATTAAAAACGCATTTATTGGTGCCTTAGATCAAAATCGCACCATTAAACACGGTTAAACTGCACCAATAAATCATGTGGGAACCGCACCATTTTAACATTTTcttcaaaataaattatttttcacGAGATCCCTCCAAAGTTATAGATATCCCTCTCAAATCTCCCCCCTTCATTCTAATATAAATCTAAGAACACACCCATTTTGATTCTCATAACTGCTCATTCTCTGACTATGCTTCCTTCCATCACAAACTGACATGGCAACCATAACTCCTCCACTCTCCATTACccttttcttctttttcatcGTCTCAGATACCCTTTCATTttccttccttttttttctcaatGATTTGAAACCATATGATCTGTTTGTAGTCATTCAATCTTCAAATCTTCTGCTTTTTTTATATCTCTACAAACCATTCTCTTTATTTTCATTCATATTTCTATAAAATCTCATTATTATTCGAATTTTACAGTTAGCATTTAGGAAAACCTTGTATATTTAACTTGCACCATGCAAGTGTTATGTGATGGGTTTAAGCCAAAAGAACATCATCTGTGCTCATGCAAacactaatgcttggatctaggtttctttattgttcaTGCAATTCATTCAATACTTACAAACCCTAAATCTAATAGTATATTTCAAAATTGACATAAGAAAAaatatctagatgattacctcttcttcaatggcttgaatcttcttgtctttggagcttagagtcacaagtgtcactcttctgatgacttacaaacaccacaagtaaGAGGATGctaattgagagagagagagagagagagagagagagaggggaaggCACAATTTCGGCTTCTGAAGACTCTTAGGGTTCAAGTGGCTGAAATTTGGAAGCCCTGGGATCCTATTTATATTGGTgttgttagggtttcagtcaaaaccctaatggacagcttaggccttaagcaatccaaggaagcttctggaatagggcctcATTGGCCGAAATTAGGATGGGCACATCCCTAATTTCGTCCAAGCCTAGTTCCATAAGCCTTCTCAGCTcaatactcaactatcacacatttgacagtttaagtcccctttatttaattaatgtcttttagccacataattaattcttaattaattcttgtttaATATTagttaaactatatgatttctcctttaatatattattcatataatatattaataaaccataataacctctcacttgataaatcatcctatcatgttgctttggtgaaggcaactcaaaaggaccatgcacaaccgggtcaagtacatacca
The genomic region above belongs to Lactuca sativa cultivar Salinas chromosome 4, Lsat_Salinas_v11, whole genome shotgun sequence and contains:
- the LOC111891974 gene encoding putative F-box protein At5g55150, whose amino-acid sequence is MPSWSDLLPEILNKIAGRFEFYEDFLNFLCVCSSWRSSATTTKKFIHHLPSRFPLLMLAESNTEEDNDQNYRKFFLLSSGTMRKVQLPEAHWQRCISTHGWLLTTGEEEFYAKLIHPLSRTQIDLPELYMFEELYFDQDEWMYYGHCMRKVVFTSSNPLLLEPDFRVIIIWGQTLGFCRLGDVSWSRITDWDGHLLDITYHNMRKRLYTVTTIGSIYECDVFSCGPGPLNLNRLSTLPRKEFDCSCLQSAYLLEWGYDKLLMVTREHQWYKKHSEEFRRYGPYSTKRFQCFVFSLDDEKWSKLLSLGDKAVFLGFNSSFAIDAGGGIKPDCIYFTDDLYEPYRDLPNGGGGDVGVYHMSDGSIGPIMDAQEHLFRARPPLWLQTSTIPAIKQI